The genomic window GCACCATCGCCCTGCTGAAACGTGACGCGGGCGAGCTGGAGCGTCGAGAGCTTGCTGTGCACAACGATGGAGCTGTCACCCGTGCTCGCGGCGGCCGGGCCGGCGAGCACGAGGTCGGCGAAGGACGCGGTGACCGAGAGGGCCTGGACGGTGACCCAGGCGTCCGCCGCTGCCGAGTAGCCACCGACGATCGTCGCGGTGTGGCCCGGCACGGTGCGCGCAGCGCGCTGCCAGAGGATGTCGTAGCCACCGACGATCGCGATGCCGGTCGGCACCACGAGGATCTCGTCGTAGCTTCCGGCCTGAACGAAGACCTGGTCGCGCTGCGGATCGGCGGCGGCGACGCTGGCGCCGTGCCCGATCGAGAGGCAGGGGGCGGCGAGCGTGCAGCCGGTGCCATCGACTCCCGAGGGAGCAACGAAGGCGGCGCGCGCGACATCGCCATCGATGCCGTCGCAGTTGTCGTCGATGAAGAGAGTATCGGGATCGTCGAACGCGCCGGGGTGGATATCCGGGTCGGCGTCGTTGCAGTCACCGCCACAGCTCGCGAAGGTATCGCCATCGAGATCGAAGCCTTCGTCGATGTCGGTGTCGCAGTCGTCGTCGATGGCGTTGCAGATCTCGGTGGCGGCGGTGTTGACGGCGGCGGCACCGTCGTCGCAGTCGCTCCCTGCGCCGACGCCGATCGGCGGACTGTCGGCGCCGAAATCGTCGGCGTCGTCGTCGAGCAGACAGGCGAACGGAGAGTCGAGCGGAGCCGCGCCGGGAAAGGTGGCCGCGGAGCCATCGTCGCAGTCGTCGGCGTTGCCGACATGCTTCGGCGGCGCGGCGCAGCTCTCCGTGCTCACCGCCGGATCGCCGTAGGTGTCGGCGTCGGCGTCGAAGTGCCAGGTCGAGCTCGACGGCGGGACGCTGGACGACCAGGCACACAGGGTGGCGCTCTCGAAGTCGTCAGCGAGCAAGAGGTCGATGCCGCCGGCAGAGAGCTCGGCGTCACTGACAGCCCCGGCGCCGGCCACAGACGGGGCGACGAGGGCCATCACCATCAGGAGCACGCCCATGGAGCGAGGAACGTCATGCGCGTGTTTCGGGCGATCCGGAAGGGGCGGGCGGCACCGGGAGCTCGCGATCCGGGGGTTCCCGTCCTGTTGCCTGGAACTGGGTTCAGTGATGCGCATCTGGGCTCCTTCGCGAAGGCGAACCACCTCCCGCTGCGGAAGGTGGTCTCCGAGGTTCCACCGGCTTGCCTCGAGACGTGGAGGGAGACCACGCTGGGATCCTGGCTGACAGCCTCCTGGCAAGCGGTGATCGGCGGTGCAGGGGCGCGCCGGCCAGGGCTCCGTCGTCAACCAGCGGGTCGTCTGGCTCGCTTCG from Thermoanaerobaculia bacterium includes these protein-coding regions:
- a CDS encoding putative metal-binding motif-containing protein encodes the protein MGVLLMVMALVAPSVAGAGAVSDAELSAGGIDLLLADDFESATLCAWSSSVPPSSSTWHFDADADTYGDPAVSTESCAAPPKHVGNADDCDDGSAATFPGAAPLDSPFACLLDDDADDFGADSPPIGVGAGSDCDDGAAAVNTAATEICNAIDDDCDTDIDEGFDLDGDTFASCGGDCNDADPDIHPGAFDDPDTLFIDDNCDGIDGDVARAAFVAPSGVDGTGCTLAAPCLSIGHGASVAAADPQRDQVFVQAGSYDEILVVPTGIAIVGGYDILWQRAARTVPGHTATIVGGYSAAADAWVTVQALSVTASFADLVLAGPAAASTGDSSIVVHSKLSTLQLARVTFQQGDGADGAAGAAGIDADPFPAPSGVDGLDGQEEAVVCSNFRRPGGGAGVHFCDGSNRSGAAGGAGGGMDTNCSGPNGTCSSSGCNASVGLSGGTSPSGALGGDGGAGGGTCASTAAVEGTRGLLHDGLAGTGQNSRGFLEGLNQWRGRSGTAGGLGSHGGGGGGGGGAGGCDTGFPEDRGPSGGGGGAGGCRASSAGGGGGAGGGSFGIVAIQSTVVVTASLFIRGSGGGGGAG